The following nucleotide sequence is from Rhodospirillales bacterium.
TTTGTGCGTTCGGAAGATTTTTTTGGTCCTGATCGTCGCCGCAAAAATGACAGAGGGTATAGCGGGCGGGAGCGGCGCGCCGAGCCTGTTATGATAAATGTACGAAGTAAAATGGGCGAAGCATGACGCATTACAATCAACCCCGACGGCGAAAAGCGGAATTCATTAAGCCGACTAATACTTTGAAACAAAAAGTCGGCCATGGCGGATTGAGCGATGAGATTCTTGATAAAGCTCAAAAGCTTCTGGAGGAAAATACACATGATTTTGAGCCTTTAGCGATGATGTATTTGGCAACGCTGATGCAAGGCGTTGAAATGGCCAAGGGATATTCTCCATCAACGGATAAAGAGCAGATTATCGCTAACATGCTCTATCCTACGATGCAGCTTAAGGCCAATGGCGGAATGTTCCATTACAACCTTGTTACGATGATTGCCGATAAGCTTATTCAATTCCTTGAGGTTATTGATCAGCCTGATATTGAAGTGCTGGAAATCGTGCTCGCCTTTCACACAACGATTATTGCCATTCTTCAGGGAAAGATTTCCGGCGATGGCGGTAAGCAGGGACAGGATTTGCTCAATGCCCTGAGCGATGCGTGCATGCGCTATTTTGACAAACACCCGGATGATAAGCTTTAGGCCGTCGGCATAATGCCGGGGAGGATGCCGCCCAAACGGATAGGGTCGATTGAGACAGCCTTGCCGGTCTTGTCATTGGAAACGATTAAGCAGCCGCAAAGCGTGGCTTCGCCGCTGGCGGGAAGAAAACGCTCACCGGGCATCTTCTTGATAAAACGCTGCATCGCCATTTCTTTTTTAACGCCGATGACCGAGTTATAATCGCCCGTCATGCCAGCATCGCTTTGGTAAGCCGTACCATTTTCCAAGATATGTGCGTCGGCGGTGGGGATATGAGTGTGGGTGCCAACGACGGCGGTAACTTTGCCGTCGATATAGTGGGCGAAGGAAAGTTTTTCCGATGTCGCCTCACCATGAAAATCAACTAAAATTGCATCGGTTGTGCGTCCGAGTTTTTCCTCAGACAGCAGCGTATTGATGGCTTGGAACGGATCGTCGATAGCGTCCATGAACAGCCGTGCCATAGCGTTGACGATGGTGATGGTGCGTCCGTCATTCAGACGATGTTTATAAACACCGCTGCCGGGTGTGCCGGGCGGAAAATTGAGCGGGCGCAGGAGTTTTTCATCCTTGGCTATATGAGAGATTATTTCGCGCTGGTCCCAGATATGGTTGCCGGTGGTGATGCAATCGACTCCCCAATCGTAGAATTGTTTGCAGGCTTTGATATTGATCCCGCGGCCATTGGTGGCATTTTCACCGTTGACGATGATGATGTCTGGTTTCAGTTCTTCGCGCAGATGTGGCAAATGCTTTTCAAGAGCTTCACGGCCAGAGCGACCCATAATATCGCCGATAAAAATTATTCTCATTATTTCTCCTTAATTGTCACCGGCGAACACGAAGCAAAATATTATTTTTGGATTGCTTCGTCGTTGCACTCCTCGCAATGACAGGTCAGTTATATTTCGCTATGCCTTTGGGCGTTAAGATCCAGTCCATTGGCTGGTCATGATCTTCGGCAGGCAGGTTAAACAAAACGGCTTGGGCTGCATAGGCTATTCCCACGGCTGCGACATCTTTTTTCCCGCGGTAGTGTTCAAGTGTTGCATCATAATAACCACCGCCCTGCCCTAGCCTGTAACCCTTGCGATCAAAAGCCAGCATAGGGACAAGGAAGATATCAGGCTGGAGTTCCGGTCCCTCCTCCGGCTCCAATATTCCAAACGCGCCTTTAACCAGTTTTGTTTTATGGGTCCACTGTATGAAGCGCAATATTTTGGTATCTGCTTCAACCTTTGGCAGTGCGCAGGTCAGGCCTTCATTGAGAGCACGCTCCAAAATTCCGGTTGGGTCAAATTCGCGTCCTTTGGGCCAATAGGCTGCGATTATCTGCCCCGCATGCGGTTGAAGCGCATCAAAGAATAGCGGTGTGGCCGCGTCAGGATCTTCGGCGCGAATATCGGTAAGTGTACGGTGCTTGCGGGCCTGGTCTCTGAGGATGGTTTTTTGGTCGGTCATGGTGTTATTTTTTCGTCGGCATCATTGCGAGCGTAGCGAAGCAATCTATAAGATAAAAGTAAAAAATGGATTGCTGCGTCGGCTTCGCCTCCTCGCAATGACGAGTTGCGGGTGGGCGCCGCAAAGGCCGTGTACAAAGCAATATCCGCATGGGACCCTGGTAACCAGGTGGGCGCCGTAATAATCAAATCCCCAATGCAAAGAGAGTGGATAAGGTCAGGGACAGCTCCCTATGCGAAAAGCATCGGCCTCCGGGATAAATAGATGTATCACGCACCCCGCAGCAAACCCATGGGCACTATGGGGTATTTAGGGATGACGTTTCAAGAGAATTCGTTCGTGTATTTTTTCTAAAAAAACGAATTAACAGACTTTTCATAAGTTGAATTCCTTTTCCACATTATGGGTTCTGAGGCTCCACGTGGCTCTCCATTTGCGTAAGAATTTGAGAAATAGAAGAATCTCCTCTTCCTTGCCTTTCTTCAATCCATTGCCTTCCCCTAAACTCATGAAGAACAAGAGAGTCTCCGTTTATTTTTAACGCGGGGCTTCCTCCCATCGGCGCTTTCTGGTTATCAATCAGCGTTACTTCTCCTTTTATGTATTGAGGAGCGTTTGTTACCAGGTTTATTCGGTCTTGCTCTGTTTTTCTCAGTGTCTCAGCAATTCGCTGAAAAATTGTAATATTATTACTATTTTCTTCGCTCAAACCATCTCTGCGCATTGCTTAATTCCCTTAAAGTATCGTTTTATGACTTGATTGTTAATTTTTGCACGGTATTGCGCTCATATGAAAACTGTCAATGATTAAATTGCGCACAATCAAGGATGAAGGTAGATTTTTGCGGCGGGCTTTACCCTCCTCACAATGACAAAAAGTAGAAAAGCTAAGCATTCTGGATGCGGCTAGCGATGCGGTCGATGCGGCTGGCCAGATCTTCAATTGCCCCGGCAACGGCAGCTTCTTCGTTTTGATTGGCCTGCGCGCTTTGCAGATTTTCGCTCATTGAACCAACATCGTTGCGAAGATCAAAAACTTCATCGGCCAGCAAAAGCGTTGTCAGAACCATGAGGTGTGCTTCGCTGCTTGCCGCTCCAGCCTTGGAAATATCTTTCATGCGCGAATCGACGTAATGGCTGAGATCGAGAACGCGTTGCTCCTGTCCGTCTTCGCAGGAAATGCCGAAAGACCGACCATTGATTGTAATATTTACTTCAGCCATTAGCCGTGACTTTCTTTAAGGACAGTTTCGGCCTGCTCGATAATATTATCCAGCTTTTTGACAACGGTCTGAGTATCAACGCCGTTGCCATTTGCAGCGACGGGTCGTGACGCACTAAACATATCGCGTTGTTGCCCGGACAGTGAGGCTTCAATATGACTAACTGAGCCTTCCAAACCACCAATAGATTGTTCCAGCTTTACCAGAGCTTCGAGTATCTGAGACACGGCGCACCTTTCTTGTTCTATATGTGAATGGGCATACGCTAACAGGGCGGCTGAATCTCCGTCAAGATGGTGAAAAGTTTTTTCCCACTTAAACCACAGGAATTTATGTGCTGTGTGCTTGACGGGAGGCCTCCTTGGCGGCATGTTAGGCGCACAAAATTATACTTATAAGTATGGATCACTGATTGATGACCTCAAAAACCGCCGCCGCTCCTGATGCGCAAATTCAGGACCTCACCGAACCTCAGCTTAAATCTATGGCCAATGCCATTCGCGCCCTGTCGATGGATGCGGTGCAAAAAGCCAATTCCGGGCACCCGGGCGCGCCGATGGGATTGGCCGATGTGGCGACAGTTCTTTATTCGAAGTTCCTGAAATTTGATCCTAAAAATCCGGAATGGCCTGATCGTGACCGGTTTGTGCTTTCAGGCGGGCATGCGTCGATGTTGCTGTATTCTCTTAATTACCTGACCGGGTATGAGAAGATGACGCTAGAGCAGATCAAAAATTTCCGTCAGATGGGGGCGATTACGGCCGGGCATCCGGAAGTTGAACAGGATGCAGGGATCGAGACAACCACCGGGCCGCTGGGGCAAGGCATTGCTACAGCCGTGGGGATGGCGCTGGCTGAACGGATTTTGAATGGCCGTTACGGTGATGATCTTGTTGATCACTATACATATGTGATGTGCGGTGATGGCGATTTGATGGAAGGGATCAGCCATGAAGCCTGTTCGCTGGCCGGGCATCAAAAGCTTGAGAAGCTGATTGTACTGTATGATGACAATAATATCTGCATAGATGGGACGGTTGATCTGACGTTTATTGATGATACGCCGAAGCGTTTTGAGGCTTATGGCTGGGATGTGCAGACGGTTGACGGTCATGATTTCGTCGAGATTGAAGCGGCAATTGCCAAGGCGAAAACCACCGATACGCCGAGTCTGATTTGCTGCAAAACGCATATTGGGTTTGGCGCGCCGACCAAGCAGGACAGCAACAAAGCGCATGGCGCGCCTTTGGGCGAGGATGAGATTAAGGGCGCGCGGGAAAAACTGGATTGGCCGCATGCACCGTTCGAAGTGCCGGATAAGATTTTGGCCAACTGGCGGGCCATCGGGGCAAAAGGCAAGGCGCTTTCCCATGACTGGAAGAATCGGTTAAACAGCCATGAGCAGAAAGATGCCTTTATGGGGGCGATGACTTTGGATCTGGCCCCTGCTCTCGCGCCGCTGATTGCGAAGTTGAAAAGTGATTTTGCGACTGAGAAGCCGAAAAAGGCGACGCGCCAGCTTTCCGGCATGGTGCTGGAAGCTTTGGTGCCTGCCATTGACTCGCTGGTTGGCGGGTCGGCGGATTTGACTGGGTCAAATAACACCAAGGTGGCGGCATCCAAGGTCATCAATAAAGAGGATTATTCCGGCAATTATATCAATTACGGGGTGAGGGAATTTGGCATGGCCGCGTGCATGAACGGGCTGACCCTGCATGGCGGGTTTGTTCCGTATGCCGGAACATTCCTGCAATTTGCTGATTATTCGCGGGCCGCCATTCGTTTGGGCGCATTGATGAAACAGCGGGTTATTCATGTAATGACCCATGATTCAATCGGGCTGGGGGAAGACGGGCCGACGCATCAGCCGGTTGAGCATGTTGCGGCGCTGCGGGCCATTCCCAATGTGTATGTGTTCCGCCCTTGTGACGGGATTGAAACGGCGGAAAGCTGGGAGTTGGCTATAAATAAAAAAGATGCCCCTTCTGTGCTGGCGTTGACGCGTCAAAGCTTGCCGACTTTGTGTGAATACCGCGATGAGAATATGGTGGCCCGCGGGGCTTATATTCTGCGCGATTGCGATGGCGAGCCGGAGGTGACTATTTTTGCTTCGGGTTCGGAAGTGATGCTGGCGGTTGAAGCCGCAGAGAAAATCAGCGCTGGCGTACGGGTTGTGTCCGTGCCGTGTATGGATTTGTTTTATGAGAATGCGCAGAAAGACAGCGCAGACTTTGTAAAGCTGGTGTGTAACAAGAGTATCAAGATCGGCGTTGAAGCGGGCATTCGCCAAGGGTGGGACCGGATTATCGGTGCGCATTCATATTTCATCGGGATGGACAGTTTTGGAGCCTCGGCCCCGGCGGATGAATTGTATGAACATTTCGGCATTACAACGGAAGCGATTGTTGAAGCGGCTAATACTAAATTGGCTCAAAAGTAAGGAGAATAAAGCTCATGACATTACGGATTGGGATTAACGGGTTTGGGCGTATTGGACGTTTGGTCGCGCGGGCCGTGTTTGAGGGCTATGCTGGCGATGACGTCGAGATTGTGGCAATCAATGATCCGGGTGGAAACTTTTTTCCACTTTTGAAATATGATTCCATTCACGGACGCGCGCCATTTACCGTTGAGCGCGATCTTGAGCATGATCACATTATGATTGACGGCAAGGTTATTCACCGGTTCCGCAGCCGTGACCCGAAGGAACTGAAATGGGGCGATGAAGGCGTTGATATTTTACTGGAGTGTACGGGGCGTTTTAAGGATCGCGAGGGCGCTCAGTTGCATATGGATCGGGGTGCGAAGAAGGTTCTGATTTCTGCGCCGGGTGAAGATGAAGATATTACGGTTGTTTACGGGGTTAATCACGATCTTGTACAAAAAGAGCACAAGATTGTTTCAAATGCGTCATGCACGACAAACTGTCTGGCCCCGGTGGCTTATGCGCTGCATAAGGAAATCGGAATTGAAAAAGGTTTTATGACGACGATTCATGCCTATACGGGCGACCAGAATCTGGTTGACGGTTCTCACAAAGACCCTTTGCGTGCGCGGGCGGCGGCGATGAGCATTATCCCCTCCTCGACCGGCGCGGCCAAGGCTGTGGGCAAGGTGTTGCCGGAGCTGGACGGTAAATTGGACGGCGTTGCGCTGCGCGTGCCGACGGCGAATGTGTCGCTGGTTGATCTGACGTTCCTGCCGTCAAAAGCAACGAGCGTTGAGGCGGTGAACGCGGCTGTGACGAAATATGCGCACGGTGAAATGAAAGGCGTGCTGGATGTTTATGACGATCCGTGTGTGTCGATCGACTTTAATCATGATCCGCATTCTTCAATCTTCAGTCTGGCCGGGACAAAAATTGTTGATGGCGATTTCGTCCGGGTGATGAGCTGGTATGACAATGAGTGGGGTTTTTCCTGCCGGATGATCGACACCGCGTTGAAGATGCATAAAGTCGGGTATTAAAATTTGTCTTTTAGCACGAAAATTCGTGACTTGCTCTTGGCCGAAAACTCTCAGTCACGATGGGGAGATTTGTTGAGAGGCTATCTTGCAGGCTTATTATTCAGCCCCTTTGTTTCCATTGTTGTTGTTACCCTCTTTTGTATCTTTGCTGATGATTATTATTCATATTACGTTAACAGGGGAGATACCACTTTTCTTTTTCTTGCTATAGAATTTATTGCAGGCGTTGCCCTGATGCCTCTTTTTGTGGCCCTAATCACATTGGCTTTTCCTCTTTTGTTATTTTTTAAAATTGGTCTCTATCTTCTCTATCTTCCCTTTTTGGCTATACCCATATTACTGTTTCTTCCGAAAAGCTATAAAAGTTACCCTGTTCTTGTTCCTGCATTGGGGCTCTTCCTTGCGTTCTTTTTTGTTTCTCTTACAATTTTCTTAGGGGCTAACTCCTAAATATTGCATTAAAAATGCATGAAACTGGCTATTAAATATTACTTATTGAATACCCCTAAAAAATATACCTGATTTTGTTGACAGGAGGCGAATCGCTCACCATATTTGTGAGTCTAAACCGTTCTCCGTGGCAAAGCCGGTCTGTGAAATTCGTTTCCAGGCCGGCTTTTTTATGCACATAAACCCCGCCCAATGCTATAAATTATTACACTTGTGGCATATATATTAACAAAATGTCAAATTTTCTTGTATTAGAAACGCCTGATGGTGTATATAAGAGTTATGGTTACACATCTCGCAAAGCGGGTAATGACAACAGAGGGCCAGAAGGCCTGCATGATCATTGATCATCTTGTCGAAGCCTTGGGGAATGACGCCTCCTCTTCTTTGCGCCGGGCCATGATCCTTAGCGATATTGATCAAAACCCGGGGACCACGCAGGCCGGAATTATGGAGCGTTTGCATCTCGATAAATCCACCGTGAAGCGCGAGGCAGACTGGCTTTTTGATTATGGCTGCATTCGGGTTCAAGATTGTGACAGCGATGGCCGCGCCAAAAGGATAGAGATTTGCGGTTATTCGAAAAAAGGCCTGGACGGCGCACTGGGATATTTTGACGGGCGGCACGAGAGTTTGAAGATTTTCCTGGAAGGGCTTACGGGATATTTGAAGCAGGAAAAACCCTCGCTTCGCGATGCCAAGATTATCGCAGCGTTGACAGAGAAAAAGGCTGCTTCGAAGCAGGATATTATAGATATGCTTTATGAAGGGTCAGTAGCAACCAAGAACAGGGCGTTTACCAAGTTACTGGAAGAAAGGTTGATAGAAGAAGATGGCGAACACGTTTAGAGCAAATGCAGAACTGGCTGATGGTGTGCTAGCGCTTGTCAGACGCACAACAGGCGACAATGTTTATCATCTGGCAGCTTCGAACACGCCCCATATTTCCAGTGGTTTTGGCCGTCGTGCCGGTAG
It contains:
- a CDS encoding TIGR00282 family metallophosphoesterase; this translates as MRIIFIGDIMGRSGREALEKHLPHLREELKPDIIIVNGENATNGRGINIKACKQFYDWGVDCITTGNHIWDQREIISHIAKDEKLLRPLNFPPGTPGSGVYKHRLNDGRTITIVNAMARLFMDAIDDPFQAINTLLSEEKLGRTTDAILVDFHGEATSEKLSFAHYIDGKVTAVVGTHTHIPTADAHILENGTAYQSDAGMTGDYNSVIGVKKEMAMQRFIKKMPGERFLPASGEATLCGCLIVSNDKTGKAVSIDPIRLGGILPGIMPTA
- a CDS encoding 5-formyltetrahydrofolate cyclo-ligase, with product MTDQKTILRDQARKHRTLTDIRAEDPDAATPLFFDALQPHAGQIIAAYWPKGREFDPTGILERALNEGLTCALPKVEADTKILRFIQWTHKTKLVKGAFGILEPEEGPELQPDIFLVPMLAFDRKGYRLGQGGGYYDATLEHYRGKKDVAAVGIAYAAQAVLFNLPAEDHDQPMDWILTPKGIAKYN
- a CDS encoding cell division protein ZapA, whose protein sequence is MAEVNITINGRSFGISCEDGQEQRVLDLSHYVDSRMKDISKAGAASSEAHLMVLTTLLLADEVFDLRNDVGSMSENLQSAQANQNEEAAVAGAIEDLASRIDRIASRIQNA
- the tkt gene encoding transketolase; the protein is MTSKTAAAPDAQIQDLTEPQLKSMANAIRALSMDAVQKANSGHPGAPMGLADVATVLYSKFLKFDPKNPEWPDRDRFVLSGGHASMLLYSLNYLTGYEKMTLEQIKNFRQMGAITAGHPEVEQDAGIETTTGPLGQGIATAVGMALAERILNGRYGDDLVDHYTYVMCGDGDLMEGISHEACSLAGHQKLEKLIVLYDDNNICIDGTVDLTFIDDTPKRFEAYGWDVQTVDGHDFVEIEAAIAKAKTTDTPSLICCKTHIGFGAPTKQDSNKAHGAPLGEDEIKGAREKLDWPHAPFEVPDKILANWRAIGAKGKALSHDWKNRLNSHEQKDAFMGAMTLDLAPALAPLIAKLKSDFATEKPKKATRQLSGMVLEALVPAIDSLVGGSADLTGSNNTKVAASKVINKEDYSGNYINYGVREFGMAACMNGLTLHGGFVPYAGTFLQFADYSRAAIRLGALMKQRVIHVMTHDSIGLGEDGPTHQPVEHVAALRAIPNVYVFRPCDGIETAESWELAINKKDAPSVLALTRQSLPTLCEYRDENMVARGAYILRDCDGEPEVTIFASGSEVMLAVEAAEKISAGVRVVSVPCMDLFYENAQKDSADFVKLVCNKSIKIGVEAGIRQGWDRIIGAHSYFIGMDSFGASAPADELYEHFGITTEAIVEAANTKLAQK
- the gap gene encoding type I glyceraldehyde-3-phosphate dehydrogenase is translated as MTLRIGINGFGRIGRLVARAVFEGYAGDDVEIVAINDPGGNFFPLLKYDSIHGRAPFTVERDLEHDHIMIDGKVIHRFRSRDPKELKWGDEGVDILLECTGRFKDREGAQLHMDRGAKKVLISAPGEDEDITVVYGVNHDLVQKEHKIVSNASCTTNCLAPVAYALHKEIGIEKGFMTTIHAYTGDQNLVDGSHKDPLRARAAAMSIIPSSTGAAKAVGKVLPELDGKLDGVALRVPTANVSLVDLTFLPSKATSVEAVNAAVTKYAHGEMKGVLDVYDDPCVSIDFNHDPHSSIFSLAGTKIVDGDFVRVMSWYDNEWGFSCRMIDTALKMHKVGY
- a CDS encoding MarR family transcriptional regulator, with protein sequence MTTEGQKACMIIDHLVEALGNDASSSLRRAMILSDIDQNPGTTQAGIMERLHLDKSTVKREADWLFDYGCIRVQDCDSDGRAKRIEICGYSKKGLDGALGYFDGRHESLKIFLEGLTGYLKQEKPSLRDAKIIAALTEKKAASKQDIIDMLYEGSVATKNRAFTKLLEERLIEEDGEHV